TTGTTGCATGGCTCTGTTTACGACCTGGTAATCCCTAAGGCTTTCTTTCTGCCATTTCCGCCAGTGCGGAAAACGCCCCATCATTACTATTTCATGGCAAGGTAGCTCCAGCTGGTCAGGAAAGTTTTGGAAGACCATGGCAATTTTTTTTGCCCTGGCTTTTCGCGGCAGTCTGAGCAGGTCTTTTCCCTCGAGGTACACCCTCCCCTGAGCGGGTTCCAGTAGGCCGGCAAGCAGGGACAACAGGGTGCTTTTTCCGGAGCCGTTGGGGCCGAGCACGCCCACAAAAGCTCCTCGCTCTATTCCAAAGTTCACCCTGCGGACTGCAGGCAGGGAGCCGTAGTAGAAAGAAAGCTCTTTGGCTTTAAGGTATTCACCCATGGAGTTTCTTCCTTTTGCGAAGAAGGTAGATAAAAAAGGGAGCTCCCAGCAAACTGGTGATAATTCCTACTGGAAGCTCCACGGGATTAAGGATGCTTCTGGCAGCGGTATCAGCCCAAAGCAGTATGATTCCTCCGCTCAGGAAGGAAAAAGGAAGGAGCAGGCGGTGATTCTGGCCAAATAGCAGGCGCATTATGTGAGGAACTATTAACCCCACAAACCCGATTACGCCACTTGCTGCCACACAGCTTGCCACCACCAGGGAACAAGCGAAAACCAGCCACCTTTTCACCCGCTCGATATCCACCCCCATGCTTTCTGCTGTTTTTTCACCAAGCAGCATGATGTTCAGTTCTCTGTGGAAAGCGAGCATGAAGGGTATTCCCGCACTCAAAAATGGCAAAACCATTTTTACTTCCCTCCAACTCCGGTTCCAAAGGCCACCCATTAGCCAGAAGACAATCTGATGCAAATCATGACCGGCAAAAAACATGGAAAGCGAAACCAGAGCCGAGAAGAAAAAACCCACAGCGACGCCGGAAAGAAGCAGAGTCTCAAGCGGGGTTTTCCGGTTTACCTGCCCGAGTGAAAACACCAGAAAAGTGGTTAAAAGCGCAAAGGAGAAAGCCGAAAAAGGCACTGCGTAAAGACCAAAATTCCATTTTTTGAGAATGGCCAGCACTGCTCCAAAGGAAGCTCCGGAACTGATTCCCAGAACGTAGGGGTCGACCAGGGGGTTGCGGAAAAGACCCTGCAGCACTGCTCCGGATATGGAAAGACCGCCTCCTACCAGGGTGGCGAGAGTTACTCTGGGCATCCTAACCTGAAAAAGGA
This portion of the Thermatribacter velox genome encodes:
- a CDS encoding FecCD family ABC transporter permease → MSIVLKTTKFNPRQQPKITEPSNTTKRSSQKVFLWEGGLIVGLLLSFLLALSFGRGRFQSGDFWAIFHWQDISPLQKTILFQVRMPRVTLATLVGGGLSISGAVLQGLFRNPLVDPYVLGISSGASFGAVLAILKKWNFGLYAVPFSAFSFALLTTFLVFSLGQVNRKTPLETLLLSGVAVGFFFSALVSLSMFFAGHDLHQIVFWLMGGLWNRSWREVKMVLPFLSAGIPFMLAFHRELNIMLLGEKTAESMGVDIERVKRWLVFACSLVVASCVAASGVIGFVGLIVPHIMRLLFGQNHRLLLPFSFLSGGIILLWADTAARSILNPVELPVGIITSLLGAPFFIYLLRKRKKLHG